AGTCCGCTGGTCGCCCCGGTCACCAGCACCCTCATGGCAGCAACACCATGCCGGCCAACGCCAGCCCGGCGGCGGTGCCGATCAGCATCACCGGTTGACCGGGGTTGAAGCGCCCGGTGGTCACGGCGGCATGCAGCGCGGTCGGAATAGAGGCTGCCACCTGGTTGCCGTGATGGCGGTAGATGTCCACCAGCGCCTCGCTGGAGACGTGCAGCCGTTTGCGCATATGTTCGAGCGACAGATGGCTGGCCTGGTGCGGCACCACGGTGGCAATCTGCGCCAGGGTCAAGCCGCTGGCGCTCAGCAGCCGGTCGAGGTAGCCCTCAATCAGCGCCGACGCCTGACGGAACAGCGGCTTGCCCTGCATATGAAACAGGAAGTCTTGCTCGCACATGCCGGCGCGCGGGTTGCGGCGCGTGCCGCCGGCGCGGATCTCGCACAGTTCGCTGCCGGCGGGATAGGTTTCCACCAGGCTGGCGAGAATGCCGCTGGCGCCGTCGCCACGCTCCACGATGGCACAGGCGGCGCCATCGCCGAAGATCAGCGACGACTCTTCGTGCTGCCAGTCGATACCGCGCGAAGCGAGATCCGCCGAAACGATGGCGATACGCCGATACGTCCCGGCGTTCAACAGCCCCGCCGCCACCTGCAGCGCAGAGATAAAGCTGACGCAGCTGCTGTTGATGTCGAAACCAGGCGTACCCGGCGCCAATCCGGCGACCTTGAGAATATGCGCGGCGGAGCATGGCAATGCCTGCACCGCTATCGCCGAGGCGGAGATCAGCAGATCAATGGAGGCCGCCGGGATGGCACTGCGGCCCAGCGCGTCTTGCAGCGCAGCGGCGGCGAGTTCAGCCTGGCTGGCATCGTCGGCGGCGTGATAGCGGTAAACGATGCCCGAGCGTTTCTCAACGTAGCCGGCCGGTTTCCCCAGGCGGACATCGAGCGTAGAGGAAGCCACGCGGTTGGGCGGCAACGCAGCCCCGGTGGCGATGACTTTCAGAGGCAGCAGCTCAGGTGAGCGAAATTGTGTGGTCATTATTGTTATTGATTAACCTGACTATCCATAAAGCGATTCTCCCGCACGGCGCGAAGGCCACGCGGATCATCCCCGGTTTTTATGTCCCAAAATGCCTTTCATCAAGGCGGTATCTCTTGTTATCGGCTGGCACGGCCGACGTCCGTCGGCGGAAGCATAAACGTAACATTACTGAGATATTCAGTTTACGGCAAGGCGGCGAGAATAGGCAGGTGGCGGGTGAATTATCAGAATAGCGCCGCCGCTGGCGATCAGCGGCGGCGGCGGGATCAGGCTCAGCGGCGGTTGCGCACCAG
The sequence above is drawn from the Serratia sp. FDAARGOS_506 genome and encodes:
- a CDS encoding 3-oxoacyl-[acyl-carrier-protein] synthase III C-terminal domain-containing protein, which codes for MTTQFRSPELLPLKVIATGAALPPNRVASSTLDVRLGKPAGYVEKRSGIVYRYHAADDASQAELAAAALQDALGRSAIPAASIDLLISASAIAVQALPCSAAHILKVAGLAPGTPGFDINSSCVSFISALQVAAGLLNAGTYRRIAIVSADLASRGIDWQHEESSLIFGDGAACAIVERGDGASGILASLVETYPAGSELCEIRAGGTRRNPRAGMCEQDFLFHMQGKPLFRQASALIEGYLDRLLSASGLTLAQIATVVPHQASHLSLEHMRKRLHVSSEALVDIYRHHGNQVAASIPTALHAAVTTGRFNPGQPVMLIGTAAGLALAGMVLLP